One window from the genome of Schistocerca piceifrons isolate TAMUIC-IGC-003096 chromosome 1, iqSchPice1.1, whole genome shotgun sequence encodes:
- the LOC124717602 gene encoding uncharacterized protein LOC124717602 gives MAPLPTLLLVLLFAAAGHASSLPRAGCSVDVNRSKMPSPQPLLLKPGGSKDVHGFVTPDASGVISLSQNQQIIVACPGNIVQATKQPQATAACVSGSTFSINGKSYNFADLACKSKPKPSERIPAQSCGRRGQYQVVQLGFQVGSDFYTLIDACFDNRSYSTVYDHFTMVAEIGGKQNYSSRPKKWLRGTFFSNIDMEYYYNKTTQVNTVGRLLGDPKLGSNYISQNTDYFLSRGHLTANADFSLIAQRYVTFLYMNSAPQWQTFNGGNWQTMENNIRSYAASNGTKLEIYTGTHGITTLPSKTNYQTELFLCIDGGNYIPVPKLFWKIVYKAVTKAAVVFLGINNPHIEKPGSDYYICENVCPNITWIEWEANNRTMGYSYCCKYEDFTKSVADAPSLNVTSLLT, from the exons ATGGCCCCCCTGCCGACTCTGCTGTTGGTACTGCTGTTCGCCGCAGCTGGCCACGCCTCCTCGCTGCCTCGTGCAG GCTGCTCGGTGGACGTGAACAGATCCAAGATGCCCTCCCCACAGCCGCTGCTGCTGAAGCCCGGCGGAAGCAAAGACGTGCACGGCTTCGTCACGCCGGACGCCTCGGGGGTGATCTCGCTCAGCCAGAACCAGCAGATCATCGTCGCGTGTCCCGGCAACATCGTCCAGGCCACGAAACAGCCGCAAGCGACAGCCGCCTGTGTCTCCGGCTCCACTTTTTCCATCAATGGGAAATCGTACAACTTCGCTGATCTCGCGTGCAAGTCCAAGCCGAAGCCGTCGGAGCGGATTCCTGCCCAATCGTGCGGGAGGAGAGGACAGTACCAGGTGGTCCAGCTGGGCTTCCAGGTCGGCTCCGACTTCTACACCCTCATCGACGCCTGCTTCGACAATCGCTCCTACAGCACggtgtacgaccacttcacgatgGTCGCCGAAATAGGGGGCAAACAGAACTATTCCAGCAGGCCGAAAAAATGGTTACGTGGCACCTTCTTCAGCAACATTGACATGGAGTATTATTACAATAAAACCACCCAAGTCAACACGGTCGGCAGGCTGCTGGGGGACCCTAAGCTCGGGTCAAATTACATTTCTCAAAACACCGACTACTTCCTTTCCAGAGGACACCTCACTGCTAACGCTGATTTCAGTCTCATCGCGCAGAGGTACGTCACGTTCTTGTACATGAACTCTGCGCCGCAGTGGCAAACCTTCAACGGTGGCAACTGGCAAACCATGGAGAACAATATACGTTCCTATGCTGCGAGTAACGGAACCAAGCTTGAAATCTACACGGGTACACACGGCATCACAACGCTGCCCAGCAAGACGAATTACCAGACGGAGTTGTTTCTTTGTATTGACGGCGGCAACTACATCCCAGTGCCGAAGCTCTTCTGGAAGATTGTGTATAAAGCGGTTACTAAGGCAGCCGTAGTGTTCCTGGGTATAAACAACCCGCACATCGAGAAACCTGGCTCTGACTACTACATCTGCGAAAACGTATGCCCCAATATCACCTGGATAGAATGGGAGGCCAATAACCGAACGATGGGCTACTCTTACTGCTGCAAGTATGAAGACTTCACGAAATCTGTGGCCGACGCACCCAGCCTCAACGTTACTTCTCTGCTTACGTAA